A region from the Nostoc sp. HK-01 genome encodes:
- a CDS encoding putative Transcriptional Regulator, Fis family protein: MNSAADMPLLPDDFITGVANKHNVTKTELEALLLALKDYSGAEIAEKLAISQPAVRKRLGESYRKLGIEGSGNKKIYNLKQKLFAQYQGIQENFTAPKEDWGEAVDVDGFRGRETDIKDLEEWIVGNTNDSVRCRLVAVLGMGGIGKTVIAAKVAQEIQSQFDYLIWRSLRNAPPLSEILNQLLRFLPNDAEDYLTVSENNKILLLIDILRKHRCLIILDNVESVLRSGEGKTQEWAGEYEPGYENYGYFFKKVAETSHESCLLITSREKPKEVAVLEGKNLPVKVLQLSSLNLEEAREILLDKGCKCTDEQLEELVKIYSGNPLALKIVGTTVYDLFSNNITEFLREIQGENAVYGDIRSLLETQFNRLSDLEKKVMYRLAIHGEYLSLAQLKNDLRTTDVESKILEVMESLLRRSLIEKEANTSRFRQQSVVMEYVTKSYIERVTHEFSEKKNWSLFMPILYCKRDRLIISGKHKND, from the coding sequence ATGAACAGCGCAGCAGATATGCCTCTGCTTCCCGATGATTTCATTACAGGAGTTGCGAATAAACATAATGTAACGAAAACTGAGCTAGAGGCATTATTATTAGCATTAAAAGATTATTCTGGTGCAGAAATTGCCGAAAAACTGGCTATTTCTCAACCAGCAGTAAGAAAAAGATTAGGAGAAAGTTACCGCAAATTAGGTATAGAAGGTAGCGGGAATAAAAAAATTTATAACTTGAAGCAGAAATTATTTGCTCAGTACCAAGGTATTCAAGAAAACTTTACTGCACCAAAAGAAGATTGGGGTGAAGCAGTTGATGTAGATGGTTTTCGCGGGCGAGAGACAGACATTAAAGATTTAGAAGAATGGATAGTTGGTAATACTAATGATTCTGTACGGTGTCGGTTAGTAGCTGTTTTGGGTATGGGTGGAATTGGTAAGACTGTAATTGCGGCCAAAGTTGCCCAAGAAATCCAGTCGCAGTTTGATTATCTAATTTGGCGATCGCTCCGCAATGCACCACCACTATCAGAAATCCTCAACCAACTTTTGCGATTTTTACCTAATGATGCTGAAGATTATTTAACAGTTAGTGAAAATAACAAAATACTTTTACTGATTGATATTTTACGAAAACATAGATGCCTAATTATTTTGGATAATGTCGAATCAGTGCTACGCAGTGGTGAAGGCAAAACTCAAGAATGGGCTGGCGAATATGAACCTGGGTATGAAAACTATGGCTACTTTTTTAAAAAAGTGGCAGAAACATCACATGAAAGTTGTTTATTAATTACTAGTCGAGAAAAACCCAAAGAAGTAGCTGTACTAGAAGGTAAGAATCTTCCAGTGAAAGTCTTACAGTTATCTAGTCTGAATTTAGAAGAAGCTAGGGAAATTCTGCTGGATAAAGGATGTAAATGTACTGATGAACAATTAGAAGAACTGGTTAAAATCTACTCTGGTAATCCTTTAGCTTTAAAAATAGTAGGCACCACAGTTTATGACTTATTTAGCAATAACATTACAGAATTCTTAAGAGAAATTCAGGGAGAAAATGCTGTTTATGGTGATATTCGGTCACTTCTAGAGACACAGTTTAACCGCTTGTCAGACCTAGAAAAAAAAGTGATGTATCGGCTGGCAATTCATGGAGAATATCTGTCTTTAGCACAGCTAAAAAATGATTTAAGAACTACAGATGTTGAGTCCAAAATTTTGGAAGTAATGGAATCTTTATTAAGGCGATCGCTAATTGAAAAAGAAGCGAACACCAGCAGGTTTCGGCAGCAATCTGTAGTGATGGAATATGTGACTAAAAGTTACATCGAAAGGGTAACTCATGAATTTAGTGAAAAAAAAAACTGGAGTTTGTTCATGCCCATCCTTTATTGCAAGCGCGATCGCTTGATCATATCCGGCAAACACAAGAACGACTGA
- a CDS encoding peptidoglycan binding domain-containing protein — protein sequence MWYGSFQNHVQAEAGNMRLCPSSILISICFSCLGFYPNHPSTATSHPQYLTIAQANSQQPTKQAVLKLGSQGLEVQKLQSQLQDLGFYKGLVDGKYGSTTQIAVAQFQKTKTLKRTDGIADQTTQVSVQAAILSKNQFATSPIVASPNPDTQSAATTKPKQKDFVWWSLLGIGIFGSIGALLFLLKRFRQSKQAQQSQDSPLPALSPAAEDPIQSTLPELDSTSINPETTTQTPTSALPTVVSVEKTSRLAKLNIVDELIKDLHSNDPTKRRKAIWDLGQQGDSRAIQPLVDLMIDADSQQRSLILAALSEISTRALKPINRALAISLQDDSPQVRQNAIRDLTRVYDMMAQMSQMLGHALEDPDAEVQATAKYALTQIKRMRNIAVQPNLPEDIHKEPG from the coding sequence TTGTGGTATGGATCATTTCAAAATCACGTTCAGGCTGAAGCTGGCAATATGAGGCTATGTCCTTCCTCTATCCTGATATCCATTTGTTTTAGTTGTCTGGGTTTTTACCCCAATCACCCAAGTACAGCCACATCTCACCCTCAGTACCTAACAATTGCCCAAGCCAATTCCCAACAGCCCACTAAGCAGGCTGTTCTAAAATTGGGTAGTCAAGGGCTGGAAGTACAAAAATTACAATCCCAATTGCAAGATTTAGGGTTTTATAAGGGGTTAGTAGATGGAAAGTATGGTTCCACTACCCAAATTGCTGTGGCTCAATTTCAAAAAACCAAGACTTTAAAAAGAACAGATGGTATTGCTGACCAGACCACACAGGTGAGTGTACAAGCTGCTATTCTTTCAAAAAATCAGTTTGCGACTTCGCCAATTGTGGCTTCACCTAACCCAGATACTCAATCTGCGGCTACAACCAAGCCTAAACAAAAAGACTTTGTGTGGTGGTCATTATTAGGAATAGGAATTTTTGGCAGTATTGGCGCACTTCTGTTTTTATTAAAAAGGTTTCGTCAGTCCAAGCAAGCACAACAGTCTCAAGATTCTCCGCTTCCGGCTTTGAGTCCAGCTGCTGAAGACCCAATTCAATCAACCTTACCAGAATTAGACAGCACATCAATCAATCCAGAAACTACGACACAGACACCAACATCGGCACTACCAACGGTTGTGTCAGTAGAAAAAACTTCTCGCCTAGCTAAACTTAATATCGTTGATGAATTAATTAAAGATTTACACAGTAATGACCCAACAAAGCGACGTAAGGCGATTTGGGATTTAGGACAGCAAGGTGATTCTCGCGCAATTCAACCTTTAGTTGACTTAATGATTGATGCTGATTCCCAACAACGTAGCTTAATTTTGGCAGCTTTGTCAGAAATCAGCACCCGCGCCCTCAAGCCAATTAACCGTGCTTTAGCCATCTCTTTGCAAGATGATAGTCCTCAAGTCAGGCAAAATGCTATCCGTGACTTGACTCGTGTCTACGATATGATGGCGCAAATGAGTCAAATGTTAGGCCACGCACTCGAAGACCCAGATGCAGAAGTACAGGCAACAGCAAAGTATGCTTTAACTCAAATAAAAAGAATGCGTAACATAGCAGTTCAACCAAATTTACCAGAGGATATTCACAAAGAGCCAGGTTAA